A single region of the Arvicanthis niloticus isolate mArvNil1 chromosome 28, mArvNil1.pat.X, whole genome shotgun sequence genome encodes:
- the Nhsl1 gene encoding NHS-like protein 1 isoform X9: MCVPDHYSTLGRLDSYQSPGQCLETRDSSCQTEEVKVIPPSMRRIRAYKGVGIAAQMSHLSGSSGNMSVLSDSAGIMFPSRLNNDAGFHSLPRTGTRASTYSLEARMGARGSAEDVDNTFPYQGGNSQGHENFAHLGGASSTGMLSRPSSQQLRFLESPACVVSPHAAYSTSVIPNATLLSSSEVIVIHTAQSAGQLDSRTPGSSSYSKIKPRDRSTPRCSVKDDRQSPCHHWNEGHIIHSQALASSASSATTLLSLHDSEVSLNAPANRENGSQAILYHCRNSLSFPAHPPDVDGKSECSYSGDRGCGASEPWEYKASSNGRASPLKPHLATPGCSTPTSNMSSCSLDQTSLKEDARSLYSEDHDGYYMTTHSDSRHEAGNSYSISDGFGNPRHSMVNVFDGRAQRSQGDQATHQEKILSRNISLKKAKKPPLPPSRTDSLRRIPKKNSQTNGQVLNESLIASLQHSLQLSLPGKGSSSPSQSPCSDFEEPWLPRSRSQSIVSEGSSMTSTTTPNVYSMCGVTPSQSDTSSVKSEYTDPWGYYIDYTSLQEDPGNPIGGCSATSEASSGNGSVRHIQEGLRVPVPQVPGCSAKPKITSPEKSQRVTSPSSGYSSQSNTPTALTPVPVFLKSVSPANGKGKAKPKVPERKSSLVSSMSVSSSSTSLSSNTSTEGSGTMKKLDSALASVFAPPPPPLPPPPSPSPGLADKSPFLPPPPPLADCSEGFPLPPSPVFPPPPPEALVPFCSPTDRCLSPSPIAVSPSLPRSSPPLPAPPPFLPPSELPPAPPLNPKFMKESRPFKNSSPSESSREAIRQPANKEEGCRPAMPLITTEALQMVQLRPVRKNSGAEAVLFSEPLAQEQRTQTALQYHLKPSAFLKSRNSINEMESESQAASVTSSLPMPAKSQSQGDHDSAVKRGGLQSCSDGAPGPGPSLRTALLPDSSPSRKPPPISKKPKLFLVVPPPQRDFTGEPTENGSEAFPGVPSTTRAEGEAVHNQEEKSSPASQAVSHAMAPTPGSPALERGTAGSLSPGIVEASAPMVQPSTPPGSTQEESGENSVDGERNAKSCLSQLGGKAGLLEPNTTAAASDIADLSKEEGSDEVLTPTKPRTTEDLFAAIHRSKRKVLGRKDSEDDHTRNHSPSPPVTPTGATPNLASPKQVGSIQRSMKKSTTSSDNFKALLLKKGSRSDTSARMSAAEMLKSTDPRFQRSRSEPSPDIPDSPSSCSPNKNRRAQEEWAKNEGLMPRSLSFSGPRCIRSRTPPSAASSRYSMRNRIQSSPMTVISEGEGEPAEPGDNKAHRALDTARQCSLDRLAGQEMDRNSLLCSEEPASVDGIGRAEGNGPSEQCGGTEQKS; the protein is encoded by the exons ATGTGCGTCCCAGACCACTACTCTACATTAGGAAGGCTTGATAGCTATCAGTCCCCCGGGCAATGCTTGGAAACCAGGGACTCCAGCTGTCAGACTGAAGAGGTGAAAGTCATCCCACCATCAATGAGAAGGATCAGGGCTTACAAGGGGGTAGGCATTGCTGCCCAGATGAGCCACCTCTCAGGTTCCTCTGGCAACATGTCTGTGCTGAGCGACTCAGCTGGTATCATGTTCCCATCTCGCCTCAATAACGATGCTGGTTTCCACAGCCTTCCTCGTACTGGCACAAGAGCAAGCACCTATTCACTGGAGGCAAGGATGGGTGCCCGGGGCTCTGCTGAAGATGTGGATAACACTTTTCCCTACCAGGGGGGTAACTCACAGGGGCATGAGAACTTTGCACATTTAGGAGGAGCCTCGAGTACTGGGATGCTTTCAAGACCCAGCTCCCAGCAGCTGAGGTTCTTGGAGAGTCCGGCATGCGTGGTTTCACCTCATGCAGCCTACTCCACCAGTGTTATCCCAAATGCTACACTACTGTCCTCTTCAGAGGTCATTGTCATTCACACTGCTCAGAGTGCAGGACAGCTAGACAGTAGAACACCTGGCTCATCTTCATACTCAAAGATAAAACCCAGAGACCGTTCCACACCCAGATGTTCTGTGAAAGATGACCGTCAGTCCCCCTGTCATCACTGGAACGAGGGTCATATCATTCATTCACAGGCTTTagcctcctctgcctccagtgcCACCACACTGTTATCCCTCCATGATTCAGAGGTCTCTCTAAATGCCCCAGCAAATAGGGAGAATGGATCCCAAGCCATACTCTATCACTGCAGAAACAGCCTGAGCTTTCCTGCCCACCCTCCAGATGTTGATGGCAAAAGCGAGTGTAGTTATTCAGGGGACAGGGGGTGTGGCGCTTCTGAGCCCTGGGAATATAAAGCCTCCAGCAATGGGCGGGCATCCCCACTGAAACCACACCTGGCAACTCCTGGTTGCTCTACTCCCACAAGTAACATGAGCAGCTGCAGTTTGGACCAAACATCTCTCAAGGAGGATGCCAGGTCCCTGTATTCAGAGGACCACGATGGTTACTATATGACCACTCACAGTGATTCTAGACACGAGGCTGGGAACTCATACAGTATCAGTGATGGCTTTGGGAACCCCAGGCACAGCATGGTCAATGTTTTTGATGGAAGGGCTCAGAGAAGCCAAGGGGATCAGGCCACTCACCAGGAAAAAATCCTTTCAAGAAACATCtctctgaagaaagcaaagaaaccaCCCCTACCACCATCCCGGACGGATTCTCTGCGAAGGATTCCTAAGAAGAACAGCCAGACAAATGGGCAGGTGCTCAATGAAAGCCTGATCGCCTCCCTCCAACATTCCCTGCAGCTAAGCCTCCCTGGCAAGGGTAGCAGCTCTCCTTCCCAGAGCCCCTGCAGTGACTTTGAGGAACCCTGGCTCCCCAGGTCCAGAAGCCAGAGCATCGTTAGTGAGGGTAGTAGCATGACctccaccaccacacccaacgtGTATTCTATGTGTGGGGTCACTCCATCTCAGAGCGACACAAGCAGCGTCAAGTCGGAATACACAGACCCTTGGGGCTACTACATTGACTACACAAGCTTGCAGGAAGATCCAGGGAACCCCATAGGGGGCTGCTCAGCTACCAGTGAGGCATCATCTGGAAATGGGTCAGTACGCCACATCCAGGAGGGATTGAGAGTCCCAGTGCCCCAAGTGCCGGGCTGCTCAGCTAAACCAAAGATTACCTCACCAGAGAAGTCACAGAGAGTCACCTCTCCATCCAGTGGGTATTCTAGCCAGTCAAATACACCCACAGCACTCACTCCCGTGCCTGTGTTTTTAAAATCAGTGTCACCAGCAAATGGAAAGGGGAAGGCCAAACCCAAGGTTCCTGAAAGAAAATCGTCTCTGGTCTCTTCTATGTCCGTCTCCTCGTCgtccacttctctctcctctAATACGTCTACCGAAGGAAGTGGTACCATGAAGAAGCTGGATTCAGCCCTGGCCTCGGTCTttgctcctccccctcctcctcttccccctccgcCTTCGCCTTCTCCAGGTCTGGCAGACAAGTCCCCTTTtcttccaccaccacctcctctaGCAGATTGCTCCGAGGGCTTTCCTCTGCCGCCCTCTCCCGTGTTCCCCCCTCCACCACCAGAAGCCCTtgttcccttctgctctcccacTGACAGgtgcctttctccttctcccataGCAGTTAGCCCCTCTCTTCCAAGATCCTCACCTCCCTTGCCAGCACCTCCACCTTTCTTGCCCCCTTCAGAACTCCCGCCCGCTCCGCCTCTGAACCCCAAATTCATGAAAGAAAGCAGACCTTTCAAAAACTCTAGCCCTTCCGAATCCTCTAGGGAGGCCATCAGGCAGCCTGCCAACAAGGAGGAGGGCTGCCGGCCCGCCATGCCCCTGATAACCACAGAAGCTTTGCAGATGGTGCAGTTGAGGCCAGTGAGAAAGAACTCAGGTGCCGAGGCAGTCCTGTTTTCTGAACCATTAGCTCAGGAACAACGAACTCAGACTGCTCTACAGTATCACTTAAAGCCATCTGCTTTCCTCAAATCCCGAAATAGCATAAATGAAATGGAGAGTGAAAGCCAGGCTGCCTCTGTGACGAGCTCGCTTCCGATGCCTGCCAAGAGCCAGAGTCAGGGTGACCATGACAGTGCAGTCAAGCGTGGAGGCCTTCAGAGCTGCAGTGATGGAGCTCCAGGCCCGGGTCCCAGCCTCAGGACTGCTCTGCTCCCAGACTCTTCACCCAGCAGGAAGCCACCCCCCATCTCCAAGAAGCCCAAACTGTTCCTGGTGGTACCACCTCCGCAGAGAGATTTCACAGGGGAGCCCACAGAGAACGGGAGCGAAGCTTTCCCAGGCGTGCCCAGCACTACCAGGGCAGAGGGGGAAGCTGTGCATAACCAAGAGGAGAAATCCAGCCCAGCATCCCAAGCTGTCTCTCATGCTATGGCCCCCACCCCCGGCAGTCCGGCTCTAGAAAGAGGAACTGCAGGGTCTTTGTCCCCTGGCATTGTGGAAGCCAGTGCCCCCATGGTGCAACCTAGTACACCACCGGGGTCCACACAGGAAGAATCTGGCGAGAACAGCGTGGATGGTGAGAGAAATGCGAAGAGCTGCCTGTCTCAACTGGGCGGAAAAG ctgGGTTGCTGGAACCCAACACAACTGCTGCTGCTTCAGACATTGCGGACCTATCTAAGGAAGAAGGAAGCGATGAGGTGCTGACTCCCACTAAGCCCAGGACAACAGAAGACCTGTTTGCAGCCATTCACAG atcCAAAAGGAAAGTCCTTGGCCGGAAAGACTCAGAAGATGATCACACTCGAAATCACTCTCCTTCCCCGCCTGTGACACCCACGGGTGCTACCCCTAACCTGGCCTCTCCAAAGCAAGTGGGGTCCATCCAGAGAAGCATGAAAAAGAGCACTACCAGCAGTGACAACTTCAAAGCCCTGTTGCTAAAGAAGGGGAGTCGCTCGGACACCAGTGCTCGCATGTCAGCAGCGGAGATGCTCAAGTCCACGGACCCTCGATTCCAGAGATCTAGGTCAGAGCCTTCGCCAGACATCCCAGACAGCCCATCCAGCTGCTCCCCCAACAAGAACAGGAGAGCTCAGGAGGAGTGGGCCAAGAATGAAGGCCTGATGCCTCGGAGTCTGTCCTTTTCAGGTCCTCGGTGCATCCGCAGCAGGACCCCACCTTCTGCAGCCAGCAGCCGGTACAGCATGAGGAACCGCATCCAGAGCAGCCCCATGACAGTCATctctgagggagagggagaacctGCTGAGCCAGGGGACAACAAAGCACACAGAGCCCTGGACACTGCCAGGCAATGCTCTCTAGACAGACTGGCAGGGCAGGAGATGGACCGGAACAGCCTGCTCTGTAGCGAGGAGCCTGCCTCTGTGGATGGGATAGGAAGGGCTGAGGGCAATGGTCCCTCGGAGCAGTGTGGGGGTACTGAACAGAAGAGTTAG